Proteins encoded together in one Lathyrus oleraceus cultivar Zhongwan6 chromosome 5, CAAS_Psat_ZW6_1.0, whole genome shotgun sequence window:
- the LOC127078683 gene encoding uncharacterized protein LOC127078683, whose protein sequence is MAERPQNRSLKYYAIPSQAEPHNSIAAPAINRNDFKLKPSLLSAVQQNQFSGSPTDGPNLHLSVFVQYTDTMKANGVSQEVIRLRLFPFSLRDRARAWLQSLPSNSMNLSTADGGALMDKPYDEAYELI, encoded by the exons ATGGCTGAAAGACCACAAAACCGTTCGTTGAAGTATTATGCTATTCCATCGCAAGCAGAACCACATAACAGCATTGCTGCCCCTGCCATCAACCGAAACGATTTCAAGTTGAAACCTTCACTATTATCAGCCGTtcaacaaaaccaattttcagGTAGTCCTACAGACGGCCCTAACTTACATTTGTCAGTGTTTGTGCAGTACACAGACACTATGAAAGCAAATGGTGTTAGTCAAGAAGTGATTAGGCTACgtcttttccctttttccttaagagatagagctagagcttggctccagTCTCTACCTTCAAACTCA ATGAATTTAAGCACTGCCGATGGCGGTGCTCTAATGGACAAACCTTATGACGAAGCTTATGAACTCATATAG